The bacterium region CAAACCCATCGGCATCTTCCTGACCAGCTTTGTCGCGGTACGCCTGGGAGTGGCCCGCCTGCCCTCGGGTCTGGGCTGGAGCGGCGTGATCGGTGGCGGCTTTCTCGGGGGCATCGGCTTCACGATGGCCCTGTTCATCGCAGGCCTGGCACTTGACGGAGACATGCTCGATGCTTCAAAAATCGGCATCCTCGTCGGATCACTGGCCAGCGCAATCGTCGGCAGTGCGATCTTGATCGTCGTCCTGCCCAAACCAACCGATCACGCCCGCTGATCAGGTCCGCTGATCACGCCAACTGAAGGAACTCGAGCCCTCATGAGTACAAGCGGATTCTCCGATCCAGTCGTCTTGTTGCTGGCCGGTAGCCCGAGCGATCTCGATCTGGTTCTGGACTGCGAAGATACGCTGCGAGAACTCGACATCCCGTGCGATATCCGCGTGCTGTCCGCCCATCGAACACCGGCTAAAACTGCAGCTTGCGCCGAGAACGCGCAGAAGAACGGCTTCCAGGTATTGATCGCCTTTGCCGGGTTATCCGCCCAACTGGCAGGCGTTGCAGCGGCCCACTCCCTTCTGCCGGTCATAGCCGTGCCGCGTGCGGTCGGACCGCTCAACGGAATCGACGCAACCCTGGCTTCGCTACAACTTCCCCCGGGAACTCCCGCGGCCGTCGTTGCGATCGACGGAGCGAAGAACGCCGCATTACTCGCCGCACGGATCCTCGCGGTTGCGAACTCAGAACTGCGCGACCGCCTGCGCGAATTCGGCGAACGCAACAAGGAACGCTACGCACCCGAGCACGTTGCCGCGGCCATCGAGAAGGCCCGCCGGGCGCGAAAGTGACTCGATCTGCATGAGTTCGGGTGTTCTCACAGACATCGGACTCGTCCTGATCTCGGTCTCCCTTCTGTGGAAAGGCGGGGACTGGGTTGTCCTTTCGGCTCTGCGCATCGCGCGCCGCC contains the following coding sequences:
- the purE gene encoding 5-(carboxyamino)imidazole ribonucleotide mutase, which codes for MSTSGFSDPVVLLLAGSPSDLDLVLDCEDTLRELDIPCDIRVLSAHRTPAKTAACAENAQKNGFQVLIAFAGLSAQLAGVAAAHSLLPVIAVPRAVGPLNGIDATLASLQLPPGTPAAVVAIDGAKNAALLAARILAVANSELRDRLREFGERNKERYAPEHVAAAIEKARRARK